One Pseudomonadota bacterium genomic window, AATGCGCAGGTCGGGTGAAGCGAGCGCGATCCGCACTGGAAACCCAATGCGACTCGCTTCCGCGGCAGCGCGCGACGCGCTGGTACAGAGCTCTTCGACCGGCAATGGAAGCCCATAGGGACGCAGGGCCGCCTTGCTCGCGGGATCGGAGAGCGCACGCCGAGGGCCGTAGATCACGTCCAGCACGGCCTGGGATTCCACACCATCCACGGTTGACTCCACTTCGGCAGTGGTATCGCAGGTGGTACGAAGAGCAGCGAGGGCGGCGGCGACATCCCTGGCTTCGCCCAGGGCGACTGGTGCCGCATCTGCCGCAGACTTCCAGGTCAGCACAGCGTCATCCACGCGCTGCAGCTCCCCATCGGAGTCCGACCCGCTTCGCACGGCGGCGCGCAGCCGTTGACGATCCGCGTCGGGCAGACGCCCAAGCTTGGCGGTCCAGGGCGCTCGGGCGCCAGCTCGCAACAGGGCGAGCAGCGCCAACAAGGGGCGGACTTCGTCCACCGCGCAGATCCCCAGGTCCAGGGCCGCGTCGCGGGTGGTCGAGGCGCTTTCCTGCTTGTTGAGCACGGCTAGCACGAGGTGCTGTCCCTGACCGCGAGCAACGTACGCCAGGTGTACCACCTGGTCCAACGACGGCGGCTGCAGCAGTCCGAGTGCCGTTGGCTCATGGGTCTTGAGCGAGCTCAAGGCGTCCTTCACGGCAGCTCTGCTGATACGTGGTGCAATGG contains:
- a CDS encoding acetate--CoA ligase family protein; protein product: MSSWNVICDSAELAVECANGARGLGLAIAPRISRAAVKDALSSLKTHEPTALGLLQPPSLDQVVHLAYVARGQGQHLVLAVLNKQESASTTRDAALDLGICAVDEVRPLLALLALLRAGARAPWTAKLGRLPDADRQRLRAAVRSGSDSDGELQRVDDAVLTWKSAADAAPVALGEARDVAAALAALRTTCDTTAEVESTVDGVESQAVLDVIYGPRRALSDPASKAALRPYGLPLPVEELCTSASRAAAEASRIGFPVRIALASPDLRIWEHPDLTVQMVDNAARVREVFRLLMGLGQQRAPGERLLGVTVASATIARALLGVAASPLVRGRIAMQIGFADPHGAASGDATTLVLPAPISAIARGLARLRGARLVLDSRAAVRDANVESIADVLLRLAAFMNDRRAEVETVEMRPLALLPDGSAEVREALVMVGDAFERRMLRGGLP